The Miscanthus floridulus cultivar M001 chromosome 7, ASM1932011v1, whole genome shotgun sequence genome includes a region encoding these proteins:
- the LOC136463446 gene encoding probable glycosyltransferase 2, whose translation MGQEGMGYNSKGGGGGGGGGGGGGLPMTAPRPRGASPLHHHSRSRKIHRTFNNLKITVLCGLVTILVLRGTIGLNLSLPSQPSDADALADAKAVEDIDRILREIRSDSGPDPDDEGDFSASSGFNATALSATEAAAAYAAAVGKYALGPKISDWDAQRRRWLAQNPGFPATVAGGKPRIMLVTGSQPGPCDNPLGDHYLLKTTKNKIDYCRLHGIEIVHNLAHLDNELAGYWAKLPLLRRLMLSHPEVEWIWWMDSDALFTDMAFELPLARYDGHNLIIHGYQDLLFEKHSWIALNTGSFLFRNCQWSLDLLDAWAPMGPKGFIRDQAGKVLTANLKGRPAFEADDQSALIYLLLSQKDKWMDKVFIENSYYLHGFWAGLVDKYEEMMENHHPGHGDERWPFVTHFVGCKPCGSYGDYPAERCLRSMERAFNFADNQVLRLYGFSHKGLESPKIKRTRDQTTRPINDVENLDMKAKISTIS comes from the coding sequence ATGGGGCAGGAGGGGATGGGGTACAACAGCaaggggggaggaggagggggaggaggcggcggcgggggagggcTGCCGATGACGGCGCCGCGGCCGCGGGGCGCGTCGccgctccaccaccacagccggTCGCGCAAGATCCACCGCACTTTCAACAACCTCAAGATTACCGTGCTCTGCGGCCTCGTCACCATCCTCGTCCTGCGGGGCACCATCGGCCTCAACCTCTCCCTCCCCTCGCAGCCCTCCGACGCCGACGCGCTCGCGGACGCCAAGGCCGTCGAGGACATCGACCGCATCCTCCGCGAGATCCGCTCCGACTCCGGGCCTGACCCCGACGACGAGGGTGACTTCAGCGCCTCCTCCGGGTTCAACGCCACCGCGCTCAGCGCCACCGAGGCCGCCGCGGCGTACGCGGCCGCCGTCGGCAAATACGCGCTCGGCCCCAAGATCTCCGACTGGGACGCGCAGCGGCGACGGTGGCTAGCACAGAACCCGGGCTTCCCGGCCACCGTTGCCGGGGGCAAGCCCAGGATTATGCTCGTCACCGGCTCGCAGCCTGGGCCCTGCGACAACCCGCTCGGCGACCACTACCTGCTCAAGACTACCAAGAACAAGATCGATTACTGCCGTCTCCATGGCATCGAGATTGTCCACAACCTCGCGCACCTTGACAACGAGCTCGCCGGATACTGGGCCAAATTGCCGCTGCTCCGCCGCCTCATGCTCTCCCACCCGGAGGTCGAGTGGATCTGGTGGATGGACAGCGACGCGCTCTTCACCGATATGGCGTTCGAGCTGCCCCTGGCGCGCTACGATGGCCACAACCTCATCATTCACGGCTACCAGGACCTCCTCTTCGAGAAGCACTCCTGGATTGCTCTCAACACCGGCAGCTTCCTCTTCAGGAATTGCCAGTGGTCGCTTGACCTCTTGGACGCATGGGCACCCATGGGCCCCAAGGGGTTCATCCGCGACCAGGCCGGCAAGGTACTCACGGCGAACCTCAAGGGCCGGCCAGCATTCGAGGCCGACGACCAGTCCGCACTGATTTACCTCTTGCTCTCGCAAAAGGACAAGTGGATGGACAAGGTGTTCATTGAGAATTCGTACTACTTGCATGGCTTCTGGGCTGGGCTGGTGGACAAGTatgaggagatgatggagaatcACCACCCAGGCCACGGTGACGAGCGGTGGCCTTTTGTGACTCACTTTGTTGGGTGCAAGCCATGTGGGAGCTATGGGGATTACCCAGCGGAGCGCTGCCTCAGGAGCATGGAGCGAGCGTTTAATTTTGCTGACAACCAGGTGCTTCGGCTATATGGTTTCTCACACAAGGGGCTGGAAAGCCCCAAGATCAAGAGAACCAGGGATCAGACAACCAGACCGATTAATGATGTGGAGAACTTAGATATGAAGGCCAAAATATCCACAATTTCCTGA